One genomic window of Saccopteryx bilineata isolate mSacBil1 chromosome 4, mSacBil1_pri_phased_curated, whole genome shotgun sequence includes the following:
- the LOC136335738 gene encoding serine/arginine repetitive matrix protein 3-like, translating to MVAAGSTCGVQAVTGPQERQPRPPRTERSCGNSRDRRDRSRGGYSRGSSPAVLKLKGSRHAVGRASSPCLTSLWRPAVSTRASPGRRDHRGPRTAFGSDWSTAAPGPRPRPAGSRLWPRRLIPLRLRLARRQRQPGRGGDRWAERRRGTGARGGAGRRRRQRRRASDPGACPRAAQETSDSDHRSSCVPRILPLSSLLGATSLVGAALHLRPWTRPGTHKGATHPETPNPLQTPGTVRTSQWNCGRVHDFPTPQPAQGVLSRTS from the exons ATGGTGGCGGCCGGCAGCACCTGCGGGGTACAGGCGGTGACCGGGCCCCAAGAACGACAGCCTCGCCCGCCTCGGACAGAGCGGAGCTGCGGGAACAGCCGCGACCGCCGGGAT CGGAGCCGGGGCGGGTACTCAAGGGGCTCCTCGCCCGCTGTGCTCAAGTTGAAAGGGTCCCGGCACGCAGTGGGGCGCGCGTCTTCACCGTGTCTCACCTCGCTCTGGCGGCCGGCAGTGTCCACGCGGGCATCGCCCGGGCGACGCGATCACCGCGGACCCCGCACGGCGTTCGGCTCCGACTGGAGCACCGCCGCCCCCGGCCCACGCCCCCGGCCCGCCGGCTCCCGGCTGTGGCCGCGGCGCCTGATTCCACTACGGCTCCGGCTGGCCAGGCGACAGCGGCAGCCCGGGCGCGGAGGGGACCGCTGGGCGGAGCGGCGCCGTGGGACGGGGGCGCGGGGGGGCGCGGGCCGGAGGCGGCGACAGCGGCGGCGAGCGAGCGATCCCGGAGCGTGTCCGCGCGCGGCGCAGGAAACTTCGGA CTCAGATCATAGAAGCTCCTGTGTTCCACGGATCCTTCCATTGAGCAGTCTTCTTGGGGCCACTTCCCTCGTGGGGGCAGCTTTGCATCTCAGGCCCTGGACCAGACCAGGAACTCACAAAGGGGCCACCCACCCCGAGACTCCCAACCCCCTTCAGACACCAGGGACAGTAAG GACTTCACAGTGGAACTGCGGCAGGGTGCATGACTTCCCCACACCCCAGCCAGCTCAGGGGGTCCTGTCCCGCACTTCTTAG